The Larimichthys crocea isolate SSNF chromosome XI, L_crocea_2.0, whole genome shotgun sequence genome has a segment encoding these proteins:
- the armh4 gene encoding armadillo-like helical domain-containing protein 4 isoform X2: MLMFGMLHRLLLAGTCLCVYGTPVRLPDLTLTQESECDGQCASSVTTVGSTHTTDVKSEPSDTEHVTGLILNVGAGGGVGLHGRPEGTASVTQTTENGDSLDGRSGPSDAGGAAWSQNSEVKKVGSTSEMGDAQRQSKAASVQPVDPEGKKEDVPVTSEPILSPKGGRKQLDIAVSTTRLTSDGFLTSSTAPAQLRITSRESKPQRGEDRTKLPGYGDSLKDKDPDTSLPSSTESSNPGERIQKLTSHSPIPPSVFASTPLSIWGHDGATISSLPDPLLAEIGPNLMPKEDGPESLWTEAARPGGVDTAVPLSQDEATEGTMSSEALPLIFEPFEDVTPEGAPAEAAAVVTLVPGSAQPPAAMATGGMPLSEVDLDQLVTLETDSDGPSHAPPLLMPDWMSPWQTSGAELLEPISSSGPSVSPRQAGTEPEDHSERGAVRTQNLKANLPTAGPSFSSFQHARTTVTMATHRPVHKSRSGLEEMESEEEADEDEDDENSEESVEDESEEDLTEPPKTSSTQPPYSLIPPPPVWVQRNQGLMRSWVELIREKAGYVSGMLAPVGIGITGALLIVGALYSIRMIHRKRRNSFKHQRRKQPRDPGTSRQDQAMLLADSSEDEF, translated from the exons ATGTTGATGTTTGGGATGCTCCATCGCCTCCTCCTGGCTGGGACCTGTCTCTGTGTCTATGGAACCCCTGTCCGCCTCCCAGACCTCACCCTCACGCAGGAGAGCGAGTGTGACGGGCAGTGTGCCAGCTCAGTAACAACAGTTGGGTCAACGCACACCACAGATGTGAAGTCAGAACCCTCAGATACAGAACATGTGACTGGCCTGATATTAAATGTAGGTGCAGGAGGAGGGGTTGGCCTGCATGGACGACCCGAAGGGACAGCCTCAGTGACGCAGACGACAGAAAACGGGGACAGTCTTGATGGAAGATCTGGGCCGAGTGATGCTGGTGGAGCGGCATGGAGCCAAAACAGCGAGGTAAAGAAGGTCGGTAGCACATCTGAGATGGGAGACGCTCAAAGGCAGTCGAAGGCAGCTTCAGTGCAGCCTGTTGATCCAGAGGGTAAAAAGGAGGACGTACCTGTCACCAGTGAGCCTATTTTAAGTCCTAAAGGTGGGAGGAAGCAGTTGGACATAGCCGTGAGTACCACAAGGTTGACTTCAGATGGatttctcacctcctccactgcaCCAGCACAGCTGAGAATCACATCCAGGGAGAGCAAACCCCAACGTGGGGAGGATCGAACAAAACTACCCGGTTATGGTGATTCTCTCAAGGATAAAGACCCAGACACAAGTTTGCCATCCTCTACAGAATCCTCAAATCCTGGAGAACGGATCCAGAAGCTGACATCCCACAGTCCCATCCCTCCTTCAGTTTTCGCCTCCACACCTTTGTCAATTTGGGGCCATGATGGAGCTACAATATCCTCCCTCCCAGACCCTCTATTAGCTGAAATTGGACCAAACCTGATGCCCAAAGAGGATGGACCAGAAAGCCTATGGACTGAGGCAGCGAGGCCCGGAGGAG TGGACACTGCGGTCCCGCTGTCCCAAGATGAAGCCACAGAGGGCACCATGTCATCAGAGgctcttcctctcatctttgAGCCTTTTGAAGATGTCACACCAGAGGGGGCACCGGCCGAAGCGGCGGCAGTGGTCACGCTGGTGCCCGGCAGTGCTCAGCCTCCTGCTGCCATGGCGACCGGAGGAATGCCTCTGTCAGAGGTGGACTTGGACCAGCTGGTCACCTTGGAGACAGACAGCGACGGCCCCTCGCACGCTCCGCCCCTGCTGATGCCAGACTGGATGTCACCTTGGCAGACGTCTGGCGCTGAGCTGTTGGAGCCAATCAGTTCCTCGGGTCCGTCTGTTTCACCGCGGCAAGCCGGAACTGAGCCGGAGGATCACTCTGagagag GTGCTGTGAGGACACAGAACCTCAAGGCGAATTTGCCCACCGCCGGCCCCTCCTTCTCATCCTTCCAACATGCTAGGACAACGGTAACCATGGCAACCCATCGGCCGGTGCACAAATCCAGATCAGGGTTAGAGGAGATGGAGTCTGAGG AGGAGGCAGACGAAGACGAGGACGATGAAAACTCGGAGGAATCTGTGGAGGATGAGAGCGAAGAGGACCTAACAGAACCACCTAAAACATCCTCAACGCAGCCTCCATACAGCCTcatccctccacctcctgtcTGGGTTCAACGCAACCAGGGCCTGA TGCGGAGCTGGGTCGAGCTGATCAGAGAAAAG GCGGGTTATGTGTCTGGGATGTTGGCCCCCGTGGGCATTGGCATCACTGGGGCCCTGCTTATCGTCGGCGCCCTCTACAGCATCAGAATGATTCACCGCAAAAGGAGGAACAGCTTCAAACACCAGAGGAGGAAG CAACCTCGAGATCCTGGGACCAGCCGTCAGGACCAGGCCATGCTGCTGGCTGACAGCTCTGAGGATGAGTTCTGA
- the armh4 gene encoding armadillo-like helical domain-containing protein 4 isoform X1, whose protein sequence is MLMFGMLHRLLLAGTCLCVYGTPVRLPDLTLTQESECDGQCASSVTTVGSTHTTDVKSEPSDTEHVTGLILNVGAGGGVGLHGRPEGTASVTQTTENGDSLDGRSGPSDAGGAAWSQNSEVKKVGSTSEMGDAQRQSKAASVQPVDPEGKKEDVPVTSEPILSPKGGRKQLDIAVSTTRLTSDGFLTSSTAPAQLRITSRESKPQRGEDRTKLPGYGDSLKDKDPDTSLPSSTESSNPGERIQKLTSHSPIPPSVFASTPLSIWGHDGATISSLPDPLLAEIGPNLMPKEDGPESLWTEAARPGGVDTAVPLSQDEATEGTMSSEALPLIFEPFEDVTPEGAPAEAAAVVTLVPGSAQPPAAMATGGMPLSEVDLDQLVTLETDSDGPSHAPPLLMPDWMSPWQTSGAELLEPISSSGPSVSPRQAGTEPEDHSERGAVRTQNLKANLPTAGPSFSSFQHARTTVTMATHRPVHKSRSGLEEMESEEEADEDEDDENSEESVEDESEEDLTEPPKTSSTQPPYSLIPPPPVWVQRNQGLMRSWVELIREKAGYVSGMLAPVGIGITGALLIVGALYSIRMIHRKRRNSFKHQRRKVRQPEQPRDPGTSRQDQAMLLADSSEDEF, encoded by the exons ATGTTGATGTTTGGGATGCTCCATCGCCTCCTCCTGGCTGGGACCTGTCTCTGTGTCTATGGAACCCCTGTCCGCCTCCCAGACCTCACCCTCACGCAGGAGAGCGAGTGTGACGGGCAGTGTGCCAGCTCAGTAACAACAGTTGGGTCAACGCACACCACAGATGTGAAGTCAGAACCCTCAGATACAGAACATGTGACTGGCCTGATATTAAATGTAGGTGCAGGAGGAGGGGTTGGCCTGCATGGACGACCCGAAGGGACAGCCTCAGTGACGCAGACGACAGAAAACGGGGACAGTCTTGATGGAAGATCTGGGCCGAGTGATGCTGGTGGAGCGGCATGGAGCCAAAACAGCGAGGTAAAGAAGGTCGGTAGCACATCTGAGATGGGAGACGCTCAAAGGCAGTCGAAGGCAGCTTCAGTGCAGCCTGTTGATCCAGAGGGTAAAAAGGAGGACGTACCTGTCACCAGTGAGCCTATTTTAAGTCCTAAAGGTGGGAGGAAGCAGTTGGACATAGCCGTGAGTACCACAAGGTTGACTTCAGATGGatttctcacctcctccactgcaCCAGCACAGCTGAGAATCACATCCAGGGAGAGCAAACCCCAACGTGGGGAGGATCGAACAAAACTACCCGGTTATGGTGATTCTCTCAAGGATAAAGACCCAGACACAAGTTTGCCATCCTCTACAGAATCCTCAAATCCTGGAGAACGGATCCAGAAGCTGACATCCCACAGTCCCATCCCTCCTTCAGTTTTCGCCTCCACACCTTTGTCAATTTGGGGCCATGATGGAGCTACAATATCCTCCCTCCCAGACCCTCTATTAGCTGAAATTGGACCAAACCTGATGCCCAAAGAGGATGGACCAGAAAGCCTATGGACTGAGGCAGCGAGGCCCGGAGGAG TGGACACTGCGGTCCCGCTGTCCCAAGATGAAGCCACAGAGGGCACCATGTCATCAGAGgctcttcctctcatctttgAGCCTTTTGAAGATGTCACACCAGAGGGGGCACCGGCCGAAGCGGCGGCAGTGGTCACGCTGGTGCCCGGCAGTGCTCAGCCTCCTGCTGCCATGGCGACCGGAGGAATGCCTCTGTCAGAGGTGGACTTGGACCAGCTGGTCACCTTGGAGACAGACAGCGACGGCCCCTCGCACGCTCCGCCCCTGCTGATGCCAGACTGGATGTCACCTTGGCAGACGTCTGGCGCTGAGCTGTTGGAGCCAATCAGTTCCTCGGGTCCGTCTGTTTCACCGCGGCAAGCCGGAACTGAGCCGGAGGATCACTCTGagagag GTGCTGTGAGGACACAGAACCTCAAGGCGAATTTGCCCACCGCCGGCCCCTCCTTCTCATCCTTCCAACATGCTAGGACAACGGTAACCATGGCAACCCATCGGCCGGTGCACAAATCCAGATCAGGGTTAGAGGAGATGGAGTCTGAGG AGGAGGCAGACGAAGACGAGGACGATGAAAACTCGGAGGAATCTGTGGAGGATGAGAGCGAAGAGGACCTAACAGAACCACCTAAAACATCCTCAACGCAGCCTCCATACAGCCTcatccctccacctcctgtcTGGGTTCAACGCAACCAGGGCCTGA TGCGGAGCTGGGTCGAGCTGATCAGAGAAAAG GCGGGTTATGTGTCTGGGATGTTGGCCCCCGTGGGCATTGGCATCACTGGGGCCCTGCTTATCGTCGGCGCCCTCTACAGCATCAGAATGATTCACCGCAAAAGGAGGAACAGCTTCAAACACCAGAGGAGGAAGGTCAGGCAACCAGAG CAACCTCGAGATCCTGGGACCAGCCGTCAGGACCAGGCCATGCTGCTGGCTGACAGCTCTGAGGATGAGTTCTGA